In one Bos mutus isolate GX-2022 chromosome 19, NWIPB_WYAK_1.1, whole genome shotgun sequence genomic region, the following are encoded:
- the NFE2L1 gene encoding endoplasmic reticulum membrane sensor NFE2L1 isoform X1, which produces MLSLKKYLTEGLLQFTILLSLIGVRVDVDTYLTSQLPPLREIILGPSSAYTQTQFHNLRNTLDGYGIHPKSIDLDNYFTARRLLNQVRALDRFQVPTTEVNAWLVHRDPEGSVSGSQPSSGLALESSSGLQDVTGPDNGVRESETEQGFSEDLEDLGAVAPPVSGDLTKEDIDLIDILWRQDIDLGAGREIFDYSHRQKEQDVDKELRDGAEQEDTWPGEGAEALARNLLVDGETGESFPAQVPGGEDQTALSLEECLRLLEATCPFGENAEFPADISSITEAVPSESEPPGLQNNLLSPLLTGTESPFDLEQQWQDLMSIMEMQAMEVNTSTSEVLYNAPPGDPLSTNYSLAPNTPINQNVSLHQASLGGCSQDFSLFSPEVESLPVASSSTLLPLVPSNSTSLNSTFGSTNLAGLFFPPQLNGTANDTAGPELPDPLGGLLDEAMLDEISLMDLAIEEGFNPVQASQLEEEFDSDSGLSLDSSHSPSSLSSSEGSSSSSSSSSSSSSSSASSSASSSFSEEGAVGYSSDSETLDLEEAEGAVGYQPEYSKFCRMSYQDPSQLSCLPYLEHVGHNHTYNMAPSALDSADLPPPSTLKKGSKEKQADFLDKQMSRDEHRARAMKIPFTNDKIINLPVEEFNELLSKYQLSEAQLSLIRDIRRRGKNKMAAQNCRKRKLDTILNLERDVEDLQRDKARLLREKVEFLRSLRQMKQKVQSLYQEVFGRLRDENGRPYSPSQYALQYAGDGSVLLIPRTLADQQARRQERKPKDRRK; this is translated from the exons ATGCTTTCTCTGAAGAAATACTTAACGGAAGGACTCCTCCAGTTCACCATTCTGCTCAGTTTGATTGGGGTGCGGGTGGACGTGGATACTTACCTGACCTCACAGCTACCCCCGCTTCGGGAGATCATCCTGGGGCCCAGTTCTGCCTATACTCAGACCCAGTTCCACAACCTGAGGAATACCTTGGATGGCTATGGTATCCACCCCAAGAGCATAGACCTGGACAATTACTTCACTGCCCGGCGACTCCTCAATCAGGTGAGGGCCCTGGACAGGTTCCAGGTGCCAACTACTGAGGTTAACGCCTGGCTGGTCCACCGGGATCCAGAGGGGTCTGTCTCTGGCAGCCAGCCCAGCTCAGGCCTCGCCCTTGAGAGTTCCAGTGGTCTCCAGGATGTGACAGGCCCAGACAACGGGGTGCGAGAAAGTGAGACGGAGCAGGGATTCAGTGAAGATCTGGAGGATTTGGGAGCTGTAGCCCCTCCAGTCAGTGGAGACTTAACCAAAGAG GACATAGATCTGATTGACATCCTTTGGCGACAGGATATTGACCTGGGGGCTGGGCGTGAGATTTTTGACTACAGTCATCGCCAGAAGGAGCAGGATGTGGATAAGGAACTGCGAGATGGGGCCGAGCAGGAGGACACGTGGCCAGGCGAGGGTGCAGAAGCTCTGGCACGAAACCTGCTAGTGGATGGAGAGACTGGGGAGAGCTTCCCTGCGCAG GTGCCTGGTGGGGAGGACCAGACAGCCCTGTCCTTGGAAGAGTGCCTTAGGCTGCTGGAGGCCACCTGCCCCTTTGGGGAGAATGCTGAG TTTCCGGCAGACATTTCCAGCATAACAGAAGCAGTGCCTAGTGAGAGTGAGCCCCCAGGTCTTCAGAACAACCTTTTGTCTCCTCTGCTGACTGGGACAGAGTCGCCATTTGATTTGGAACAGCAGTGGCAAGATCTCATGTCCATCATGGAAATGCAG GCCATGGAAGTGAACACATCGACAAGTGAAGTCCTGTATAATGCCCCTCCAGGAGACCCACTGAGCACCAACTACAGCCTTGCCCCCAACACTCCCATCAATCAGAATGTCAGCCTGCATCAGGCATCCCTGGGGGGCTGCAGCCAGGACTTCTCACTCTTCAGCCCGGAGGTGGAGAGCCTGCCTGTGGCCAGCAGTTCCACGCTGCTCCCGCTGGTCCCCAGCAATTCCACCAGCCTCAACTCCACCTTTGGTTCCACCAACCTGGCGGGGCTCTTCTTTCCGCCACAGCTCAATGGCACGGCCAACGACACAGCCGGCCCTGAGCTGCCTGATCCGCTGGGGGGTCTGTTAGATGAAGCCATGCTGGATGAAATCAGCTTGATGGATCTGGCCATAGAAGAAGGCTTTAACCCAGTGCAGGCCTCCCAGCTCGAAGAGGAATTTGATTCTGACTCAGGCCTCTCCTTGGACTCCAGCCATAGCCCTTCCTCCCTGAGCAGCTCTGAAGGtagctcctcttcctcctcctcttcctcctcctcttcctcctcctctgcttcttcctcagcctcttcctccttttctgagGAAGGTGCCGTTGGCTATAGCTCTGACTCTGAGACCTTGGATCTGGAAGAGGCTGAGGGCGCTGTGGGCTACCAGCCTGAGTATTCCAAGTTCTGCCGCATGAGCTACCAGGACCCGTCTCAGCTCTCCTGCCTGCCCTACTTGGAGCACGTTGGGCACAACCACACGTACAACATGGCGCCTAGTGCCCTCGACTCCGCCGACCTGCCACCCCCCAGCACTCTCAAGAAGGGCAGCAAGGAGAAGCAGGCCGACTTCCTGgacaagcagatgagccgggacGAGCATCGAGCCCGCGCCATGAAGATCCCGTTTACCAACGACAAGATCATCAACCTGCCTGTGGAGGAGTTCAACGAGCTGCTGTCCAAGTACCAGCTGAGCGAGGCCCAGCTGAGCCTCATCCGTGACATCCGGCGCCGCGGCAAGAACAAGATGGCGGCGCAGAACTGCCGCAAGCGCAAGCTGGACACCATCTTGAACCTGGAGCGGGACGTGGAGGACCTGCAGCGCGATAAAGCTCGGCTGCTGCGTGAGAAGGTGGAGTTCCTCCGGTCCCTGCGGCAGATGAAGCAGAAGGTCCAGAGCCTGTACCAGGAGGTGTTTGGGCGGCTGCGGGATGAGAACGGGCGGCCCTACTCGCCCAGTCAGTACGCGCTCCAGTATGCCGGGGACGGCAGCGTCCTCCTCATTCCCCGCACCTTGGCCGACCAGCAGGCCCGGCGGCAGGAGAGGAAGCCGAAGGACCGGAGAAAGTGa
- the NFE2L1 gene encoding endoplasmic reticulum membrane sensor NFE2L1 isoform X3, which translates to MLSLKKYLTEGLLQFTILLSLIGVRVDVDTYLTSQLPPLREIILGPSSAYTQTQFHNLRNTLDGYGIHPKSIDLDNYFTARRLLNQVRALDRFQVPTTEVNAWLVHRDPEGSVSGSQPSSGLALESSSGLQDVTGPDNGVRESETEQGFSEDLEDLGAVAPPVSGDLTKEDIDLIDILWRQDIDLGAGREIFDYSHRQKEQDVDKELRDGAEQEDTWPGEGAEALARNLLVDGETGESFPAQFPADISSITEAVPSESEPPGLQNNLLSPLLTGTESPFDLEQQWQDLMSIMEMQAMEVNTSTSEVLYNAPPGDPLSTNYSLAPNTPINQNVSLHQASLGGCSQDFSLFSPEVESLPVASSSTLLPLVPSNSTSLNSTFGSTNLAGLFFPPQLNGTANDTAGPELPDPLGGLLDEAMLDEISLMDLAIEEGFNPVQASQLEEEFDSDSGLSLDSSHSPSSLSSSEGSSSSSSSSSSSSSSSASSSASSSFSEEGAVGYSSDSETLDLEEAEGAVGYQPEYSKFCRMSYQDPSQLSCLPYLEHVGHNHTYNMAPSALDSADLPPPSTLKKGSKEKQADFLDKQMSRDEHRARAMKIPFTNDKIINLPVEEFNELLSKYQLSEAQLSLIRDIRRRGKNKMAAQNCRKRKLDTILNLERDVEDLQRDKARLLREKVEFLRSLRQMKQKVQSLYQEVFGRLRDENGRPYSPSQYALQYAGDGSVLLIPRTLADQQARRQERKPKDRRK; encoded by the exons ATGCTTTCTCTGAAGAAATACTTAACGGAAGGACTCCTCCAGTTCACCATTCTGCTCAGTTTGATTGGGGTGCGGGTGGACGTGGATACTTACCTGACCTCACAGCTACCCCCGCTTCGGGAGATCATCCTGGGGCCCAGTTCTGCCTATACTCAGACCCAGTTCCACAACCTGAGGAATACCTTGGATGGCTATGGTATCCACCCCAAGAGCATAGACCTGGACAATTACTTCACTGCCCGGCGACTCCTCAATCAGGTGAGGGCCCTGGACAGGTTCCAGGTGCCAACTACTGAGGTTAACGCCTGGCTGGTCCACCGGGATCCAGAGGGGTCTGTCTCTGGCAGCCAGCCCAGCTCAGGCCTCGCCCTTGAGAGTTCCAGTGGTCTCCAGGATGTGACAGGCCCAGACAACGGGGTGCGAGAAAGTGAGACGGAGCAGGGATTCAGTGAAGATCTGGAGGATTTGGGAGCTGTAGCCCCTCCAGTCAGTGGAGACTTAACCAAAGAG GACATAGATCTGATTGACATCCTTTGGCGACAGGATATTGACCTGGGGGCTGGGCGTGAGATTTTTGACTACAGTCATCGCCAGAAGGAGCAGGATGTGGATAAGGAACTGCGAGATGGGGCCGAGCAGGAGGACACGTGGCCAGGCGAGGGTGCAGAAGCTCTGGCACGAAACCTGCTAGTGGATGGAGAGACTGGGGAGAGCTTCCCTGCGCAG TTTCCGGCAGACATTTCCAGCATAACAGAAGCAGTGCCTAGTGAGAGTGAGCCCCCAGGTCTTCAGAACAACCTTTTGTCTCCTCTGCTGACTGGGACAGAGTCGCCATTTGATTTGGAACAGCAGTGGCAAGATCTCATGTCCATCATGGAAATGCAG GCCATGGAAGTGAACACATCGACAAGTGAAGTCCTGTATAATGCCCCTCCAGGAGACCCACTGAGCACCAACTACAGCCTTGCCCCCAACACTCCCATCAATCAGAATGTCAGCCTGCATCAGGCATCCCTGGGGGGCTGCAGCCAGGACTTCTCACTCTTCAGCCCGGAGGTGGAGAGCCTGCCTGTGGCCAGCAGTTCCACGCTGCTCCCGCTGGTCCCCAGCAATTCCACCAGCCTCAACTCCACCTTTGGTTCCACCAACCTGGCGGGGCTCTTCTTTCCGCCACAGCTCAATGGCACGGCCAACGACACAGCCGGCCCTGAGCTGCCTGATCCGCTGGGGGGTCTGTTAGATGAAGCCATGCTGGATGAAATCAGCTTGATGGATCTGGCCATAGAAGAAGGCTTTAACCCAGTGCAGGCCTCCCAGCTCGAAGAGGAATTTGATTCTGACTCAGGCCTCTCCTTGGACTCCAGCCATAGCCCTTCCTCCCTGAGCAGCTCTGAAGGtagctcctcttcctcctcctcttcctcctcctcttcctcctcctctgcttcttcctcagcctcttcctccttttctgagGAAGGTGCCGTTGGCTATAGCTCTGACTCTGAGACCTTGGATCTGGAAGAGGCTGAGGGCGCTGTGGGCTACCAGCCTGAGTATTCCAAGTTCTGCCGCATGAGCTACCAGGACCCGTCTCAGCTCTCCTGCCTGCCCTACTTGGAGCACGTTGGGCACAACCACACGTACAACATGGCGCCTAGTGCCCTCGACTCCGCCGACCTGCCACCCCCCAGCACTCTCAAGAAGGGCAGCAAGGAGAAGCAGGCCGACTTCCTGgacaagcagatgagccgggacGAGCATCGAGCCCGCGCCATGAAGATCCCGTTTACCAACGACAAGATCATCAACCTGCCTGTGGAGGAGTTCAACGAGCTGCTGTCCAAGTACCAGCTGAGCGAGGCCCAGCTGAGCCTCATCCGTGACATCCGGCGCCGCGGCAAGAACAAGATGGCGGCGCAGAACTGCCGCAAGCGCAAGCTGGACACCATCTTGAACCTGGAGCGGGACGTGGAGGACCTGCAGCGCGATAAAGCTCGGCTGCTGCGTGAGAAGGTGGAGTTCCTCCGGTCCCTGCGGCAGATGAAGCAGAAGGTCCAGAGCCTGTACCAGGAGGTGTTTGGGCGGCTGCGGGATGAGAACGGGCGGCCCTACTCGCCCAGTCAGTACGCGCTCCAGTATGCCGGGGACGGCAGCGTCCTCCTCATTCCCCGCACCTTGGCCGACCAGCAGGCCCGGCGGCAGGAGAGGAAGCCGAAGGACCGGAGAAAGTGa
- the NFE2L1 gene encoding endoplasmic reticulum membrane sensor NFE2L1 isoform X2, translating to MLSLKKYLTEGLLQFTILLSLIGVRVDVDTYLTSQLPPLREIILGPSSAYTQTQFHNLRNTLDGYGIHPKSIDLDNYFTARRLLNQVRALDRFQVPTTEVNAWLVHRDPEGSVSGSQPSSGLALESSSGLQDVTGPDNGVRESETEQGFSEDLEDLGAVAPPVSGDLTKEDIDLGAGREIFDYSHRQKEQDVDKELRDGAEQEDTWPGEGAEALARNLLVDGETGESFPAQVPGGEDQTALSLEECLRLLEATCPFGENAEFPADISSITEAVPSESEPPGLQNNLLSPLLTGTESPFDLEQQWQDLMSIMEMQAMEVNTSTSEVLYNAPPGDPLSTNYSLAPNTPINQNVSLHQASLGGCSQDFSLFSPEVESLPVASSSTLLPLVPSNSTSLNSTFGSTNLAGLFFPPQLNGTANDTAGPELPDPLGGLLDEAMLDEISLMDLAIEEGFNPVQASQLEEEFDSDSGLSLDSSHSPSSLSSSEGSSSSSSSSSSSSSSSASSSASSSFSEEGAVGYSSDSETLDLEEAEGAVGYQPEYSKFCRMSYQDPSQLSCLPYLEHVGHNHTYNMAPSALDSADLPPPSTLKKGSKEKQADFLDKQMSRDEHRARAMKIPFTNDKIINLPVEEFNELLSKYQLSEAQLSLIRDIRRRGKNKMAAQNCRKRKLDTILNLERDVEDLQRDKARLLREKVEFLRSLRQMKQKVQSLYQEVFGRLRDENGRPYSPSQYALQYAGDGSVLLIPRTLADQQARRQERKPKDRRK from the exons ATGCTTTCTCTGAAGAAATACTTAACGGAAGGACTCCTCCAGTTCACCATTCTGCTCAGTTTGATTGGGGTGCGGGTGGACGTGGATACTTACCTGACCTCACAGCTACCCCCGCTTCGGGAGATCATCCTGGGGCCCAGTTCTGCCTATACTCAGACCCAGTTCCACAACCTGAGGAATACCTTGGATGGCTATGGTATCCACCCCAAGAGCATAGACCTGGACAATTACTTCACTGCCCGGCGACTCCTCAATCAGGTGAGGGCCCTGGACAGGTTCCAGGTGCCAACTACTGAGGTTAACGCCTGGCTGGTCCACCGGGATCCAGAGGGGTCTGTCTCTGGCAGCCAGCCCAGCTCAGGCCTCGCCCTTGAGAGTTCCAGTGGTCTCCAGGATGTGACAGGCCCAGACAACGGGGTGCGAGAAAGTGAGACGGAGCAGGGATTCAGTGAAGATCTGGAGGATTTGGGAGCTGTAGCCCCTCCAGTCAGTGGAGACTTAACCAAAGAG GATATTGACCTGGGGGCTGGGCGTGAGATTTTTGACTACAGTCATCGCCAGAAGGAGCAGGATGTGGATAAGGAACTGCGAGATGGGGCCGAGCAGGAGGACACGTGGCCAGGCGAGGGTGCAGAAGCTCTGGCACGAAACCTGCTAGTGGATGGAGAGACTGGGGAGAGCTTCCCTGCGCAG GTGCCTGGTGGGGAGGACCAGACAGCCCTGTCCTTGGAAGAGTGCCTTAGGCTGCTGGAGGCCACCTGCCCCTTTGGGGAGAATGCTGAG TTTCCGGCAGACATTTCCAGCATAACAGAAGCAGTGCCTAGTGAGAGTGAGCCCCCAGGTCTTCAGAACAACCTTTTGTCTCCTCTGCTGACTGGGACAGAGTCGCCATTTGATTTGGAACAGCAGTGGCAAGATCTCATGTCCATCATGGAAATGCAG GCCATGGAAGTGAACACATCGACAAGTGAAGTCCTGTATAATGCCCCTCCAGGAGACCCACTGAGCACCAACTACAGCCTTGCCCCCAACACTCCCATCAATCAGAATGTCAGCCTGCATCAGGCATCCCTGGGGGGCTGCAGCCAGGACTTCTCACTCTTCAGCCCGGAGGTGGAGAGCCTGCCTGTGGCCAGCAGTTCCACGCTGCTCCCGCTGGTCCCCAGCAATTCCACCAGCCTCAACTCCACCTTTGGTTCCACCAACCTGGCGGGGCTCTTCTTTCCGCCACAGCTCAATGGCACGGCCAACGACACAGCCGGCCCTGAGCTGCCTGATCCGCTGGGGGGTCTGTTAGATGAAGCCATGCTGGATGAAATCAGCTTGATGGATCTGGCCATAGAAGAAGGCTTTAACCCAGTGCAGGCCTCCCAGCTCGAAGAGGAATTTGATTCTGACTCAGGCCTCTCCTTGGACTCCAGCCATAGCCCTTCCTCCCTGAGCAGCTCTGAAGGtagctcctcttcctcctcctcttcctcctcctcttcctcctcctctgcttcttcctcagcctcttcctccttttctgagGAAGGTGCCGTTGGCTATAGCTCTGACTCTGAGACCTTGGATCTGGAAGAGGCTGAGGGCGCTGTGGGCTACCAGCCTGAGTATTCCAAGTTCTGCCGCATGAGCTACCAGGACCCGTCTCAGCTCTCCTGCCTGCCCTACTTGGAGCACGTTGGGCACAACCACACGTACAACATGGCGCCTAGTGCCCTCGACTCCGCCGACCTGCCACCCCCCAGCACTCTCAAGAAGGGCAGCAAGGAGAAGCAGGCCGACTTCCTGgacaagcagatgagccgggacGAGCATCGAGCCCGCGCCATGAAGATCCCGTTTACCAACGACAAGATCATCAACCTGCCTGTGGAGGAGTTCAACGAGCTGCTGTCCAAGTACCAGCTGAGCGAGGCCCAGCTGAGCCTCATCCGTGACATCCGGCGCCGCGGCAAGAACAAGATGGCGGCGCAGAACTGCCGCAAGCGCAAGCTGGACACCATCTTGAACCTGGAGCGGGACGTGGAGGACCTGCAGCGCGATAAAGCTCGGCTGCTGCGTGAGAAGGTGGAGTTCCTCCGGTCCCTGCGGCAGATGAAGCAGAAGGTCCAGAGCCTGTACCAGGAGGTGTTTGGGCGGCTGCGGGATGAGAACGGGCGGCCCTACTCGCCCAGTCAGTACGCGCTCCAGTATGCCGGGGACGGCAGCGTCCTCCTCATTCCCCGCACCTTGGCCGACCAGCAGGCCCGGCGGCAGGAGAGGAAGCCGAAGGACCGGAGAAAGTGa